CCAGGTTTCTGTGATACTTCAAGTTACTATAGTGAATCATTTAAGCTTTGGATGACTCACAACTTTAACATATGGGGGCATTTAAGGCCAGAAAAACTAGTCCCCACTATTACTTCAAGAGCCTTCTTTAATCTTACAGTGTTAACAGCCTCTTTACTATCTTCATCCTGAAACATCACATCCCTGTTCAAACAAGAAACCCGTGAAATCACAGGTAATAGCATAAAAAAGGTACGTCTTGACATCATTCAAGTGTTTGAGCACCACAACAGAGGCTGCTGTATCTTTGATCCAGCTACACCCAGTGTAAAGGAAACCCAGAGTAAGGACATATAGAGCCAGCAGCTTCTCTAGAGTGCCAACTGTGTGATATTTACTCTGGCTACCCAACCAAAGAGACATTTCCTGTGTGCGCTTTCCCACCCTTCTGCAAGAGACCAACCGTCTGAAAGTAACGGTAACCCCTCCAAAAGGTTCTCTTTGGCTCTCTCTGAATGCAGCTGTATGTGTACTGACGCCATGGATTGATCAAAAACTGATAAAGAAATTCCTGCCACAATATCGATCATGAATTGACTTCTGAAGTCCAAATGGATAGCACATGTCAGCtgcaattaaagctcctgttaggaactTGTAGTTTGTCTTGAATTTGGAGACCCCAGTAGACAAAGTGGTATATCTTAGCTCTTTGACAGTTTTGTCCTGTACAAAAtgagttttttaatatttttttaaatatcttcctgcccagggaccacagatgtaaATCAGCTTTACAGCTTACTCTGGTCCAGCTGATGTGTTGTGCATGGTCCCTGCCAAATAAACCTTTGAATGCACGAACACACAAATGAACTGACCCATCAAGATAACTAGCAGTAGACATAGTAAACCAAGGCTGGTTTATTTGCAGTGTTCTGTTAATCAGTTTTATTCCCAGCTTTTTTACTAATAATCTGTGTTTAAaacttggttctgattggtcaaaacccaaaaACCCTGTTAAATAATCCTGGATAGCGAGAGCGATACAAtggacaaccagatcacacacatcatttcaaatcaaactgCAAAAAGGAGTTTCAGGAAATTTCATATCTGCCTGTTGACATTGTGGcaaaatgtaacttaaacatATTCTGTTTTGAGGCTAAACAGCATAGATCATTTGAATTCTGGATCCTgacctgcaatccaggcaaaggcagcagagctggtgattCCACCTATAAGTTGCCAATCAGTACAAAGTAACTCAAATCATAAACTGcagtgataacagcaacaatgtttaAAGTAATGACTTCAGAGATATAACTTACTATTCATTATCCTTTACATAATCAACATAGAAATAATTGTTCATAACAATGTAGAAATAACCAATCTCAtggctgatggtcttgtttgctttaggtCATATTGAAGCAATAGAATAGTACCTCAAGTCTGTttcagctaaaaactccttacaggagctttactAGCAAGTTTAACATATAGACAACACAGGATTCATCTTTTCCTTGCATAACTGATAAATTGACAAGTCTTCTAATCAGACACTACTTGCTGCTTCAAGGTTTCTATATTGTTTTGATTTCAACATCATAAGAGCTGATTTCACTCTATGTGAAACAACTCTtttgtataaaaacaataaagaaaagagTCCTAATAATAAGGATAGTCAATTGTTTTTAAGTACCTCTTAAAGCAATGCAGGGAATGCTGTCAAATATTAGAAGGGGTTTGTCCTCCTCCATGCTTGTATTGCAGAGGTGAGATCCGTTCCTAAATTGAACCCGTTCaagctgaaagagagaaaatccACAGTCATGAGTGTAAACATACCCTCTGACTTTCAGCTGCAGCTAATTTGATGCTTTAGCCGTCTGGCTCGGTTGAATCAATAAAATTGAGTAACTTCTGGAGTTACATCATTGACCTACTGTTCAagactctctctcactcttactATATCTCCGCCGAGGCTGAACAAGGACACAGCCTTGAATAACAGATGAGATTTTTTAACTAAAAAGACTTTGAGTTTGTTAAATATCCACTTGATTAGACTTAGATTTTAGCTCCAGTTGAACTAACAAATACTTAATCTGCCCATTGCAAAGATTAAAGGTTGTGCCTGCAATCTCTTATTTTGGAATAATTTGGTAATGTCAGTattgttttaaaacagactttaaaaatgtgatacCTCCTTAAAAATAGGTATTTCTTCATGTCTGTTCAGCATTATTTAAGAAGTAATTTACATATTGAAACCGAAAAAAAACCTTAACACTCAGAAAgatttgtattttgtattcatCTCAGTAGCCTTGTTTTGAAACTCTTCACACTCCAGAGCCTAGTGTTGCAGTCCATTGAACCAGGTGTGTAAACTTGGTTGGTTCTAACACACTCAGCAGCTGGACTGGAAAAGATTTTTCTTCCGCACCCAAAGTCTGGGTGGGTTATTCCCAGAGGAAGTGCTCCATCCTGCCCATGtgtctgcctcttttttttccccttgtctCCGATCTCGGCTTCTACAAGTCGGCGcatgaaacatgaaaacacatacacatgcaagAAGCAGTGCCGTGCTAACCACACTTGCATGAAATCCTGCTGAGGTGCACATTCCaatgcagaggagagggagacaggggCTGAGTAAACAGATGGAGAACGATATAACAAGTGAAtgagcagagaaagagaagagatgtaAAGATGTGAAGATCCAGGCAGGAATCTGAGACTGACATTTCCTGTGTGAGAGGCATGAATCAGCACACTGTTCAAGTCCTTGTAGCTATTCTCTGACACTCGCATGTTTATAGTTTCCTAACATGGTGACGGGGGTTTCTCATTCCACATCTGTTGCAGCAGCCTTTGCCCACACAATACGTCTGAATGGGGCTTAGTGTTCATGAGTTGTGTGAGGGCAATGGCAGCTAGTGGTGGGAAATGAGGCTATTTATAGAGCCCTAAGAAATACCACTGCTTCCTTCACTCTGCAAAACTTAACGCCAAGATGTGGAGAAAGTTagggagacagggagggagagactGGGCGGATAATTTCACTAATTTCCTGTCTGGCATGTATTGGCTCTTTGGCATGTTCTAGAAAATTACGTTAGCAACACCTCCGTCATTCATCACCTGTAATTTATACTGCACTAAAGCTTAATCTCAAAGACAGGGAATGAAGTGGTTGACTTTCTTATGACTAAAATCAAAGGTGAGtcactaaaaaaaaaggaaaaattctCTTTAGCACAGTGTAAGCAGAATTATTCATTGGgaagtaaaacaaacacagaagctgTAATGGCTCAGATCTGTTTCCCAGCGTCACTTTTCCCACAGTGATTTCAAAGAGGCTGAAATTTTCTCTGTTACATCACACAGCTGTTTGGAGGAAAACATAACACTCACAAGCATCAGCCATGATCATTCTGGCCATAAATAATaagcaaataaaaatatagaacGTTACTATGATTAATGTATGTAATGATTAATATTGTTCTTGtatattgtaaaaaaaaggATTCAATGTACCCACTAGGAGGTGTGAAAGAGCTTCACATTTGTTTTGACTAGTTTTGTTCATTCATTTCACAGAAAGTTGCTGAAAGTTGCTTTTTATTGCCCCCAATAACACTGAAAATAGATGAATAGCTCCTAACTCTTGGGATGCTTTTGATGGACTATACAATGTCTGATCTAATGCACAAGAGAGTATATGGgaatattatttttcatttaatgatATTCcttattaattataataatatatataatagaaCCATAATAGGTGAAATGCTTTTCTAATGGCTTTATGTCACTAAatatcaaacaatcaatcaagctttatttatatagcacctttcatacaaatcaaatgcaacccgtagtgatttacagtgattgaaaacaagaaagaagcagaaataaataatggcaagacattaaaaaaaaaattaaaaaatggagACTACTGTAAACCAACAGCAATAAAAGAtgcataattaaaataagttaaagcatcaggtaacattaataatatatatagataaaataaatacatttaaaaagggtaaagataagagttgaaaataaaatgaaggctaaagGTATCAAAagaactgagtagataaataaaagcaagtatttaaaattaataaaataataaaacaacatgtatAGCATTTATAATTTGCTTAAAAAAGCAACAGAGAGCAGTGGTAACTTGATACAAATACAATCAGTGATagcacaaactcaaacaaagtTAGGACTAACACAACCTCTGTTCATATCGCTCTATTTCAACATAGCATATCAGGCAGAAACAAAATCATAATGCTGAACTAAGAAATGAAATGCTCTTGTGCAAAAGCCTGACCAGGTTAGCTTATGTGTCAATAGAATCTAGATAGGTCCTTATCTGACTTTGTGAGTGTGGGGACTTACAACATCAGAAAGTGGAGTTCACAACAAGGCCATGAAACAtcctctgtattttattttattttatattttattttattgtatcctTAGCAGTCTGATACAgttagttttctgtgtttcttctcatagatagatagatagatagatagatagatagatagatagatagatagatagatagatagatagatagatagatagatagatagatagatagataatacattttatttataaaagtgcttgaaaagattctccaagaaactttacaagaaaataaattatacaatagaaaagcaaaggaaaacagtgcaaaaaagcaaagaaacagtgcaaaaagatagatagatagatagatagatagatagatagatagatagatagatagatagatagatagatagatagatagatagtgtTATAAAAGGGAGAAGTCAATAGTACAATGTACAAAATAAAGGTCAGGGTACAGTCACCGCTGCTGACACCCACCGCTCCCATTGGTCGACAAACCAAAGATAGGGATTTCAGTGGAATGTCATTGGTCGATAAAACCCGGAAGTAGAGGAATAAACCAATCCACTAAATAAAAGTCCTTACCGGTGTGACAGCAACACTGTAGACCTTCTGTGGAGGGGGAATTATTCAATCAGCCGCACTCTTCATCCACAAAactaaaacaactttattcaGAGGAATACCTGTATTTTAAATCGTGCAGTATTTAATTAACTATGGCTGCTTACAAACTAGTGTTGATTCGCCACGGAGAGAGCAGCTGGAACCAGGAGAATCGGTTCTGCGGCTGGTTCGATGCGGATTTGAGCGAAACCGGAGTTAAAGAGGCGAAGAGAGGTGGACAGGCCCTGAAAGGTgagaaataattaattaaatgtgcTCCTAATTTCCAGggctgctttttttccccctgaaacACTGCAGGGACAATGCACGTCCACGGTTGCGTAATCCTCCTCCGCATCAGACAACAGACCGCCTCCTGAGCGCGTCAGGAATATTATGGAAGATATGCAAACGTGCAGAAGTGATGCCTTCATGTCGCTGTGCCGGTGCACTGCGTACAGGGCCTTGTAGCAGGCAGCTTACGTAAAAATATATGGACTTTGTTGTTTATCTGATCCGATTTTCTGACTCTCATTAGAGACATCAGTGCACTAgtacaaatattcaaaaactaGCCCCAGTAAACAATGGTGTATAAAACTGCAACAATGAATAAATCAACAAGTCGATGTGAATCATACCTCAGTCCATAGTTACTTAATTGCTTCTATAATTGTGGAAACAGTGATGTCATTTTTGGTAATTTCAGCTTCTTAAATCTGTTAAATATGCAGAGGTTTTATTTCACACTTGACAGTAGTTGTAATATTTTTGTTTAGCCTGTTGGTCAGACAAAACATAACCTTGGTCTCAGAGAAATTGATGATGTTTGTtctatttcatatttcatgaacAACTGATTTACAAAGAAATTATTCAGCACTTCAATTTTAAGCTTTTATCCGTATCTCTAAAGGAAGAAATAAACCATCTTGTAATTTTAGCTCAGTTAAGTGTATTGACAGTATATTTTAAAAGTTAGATTTAATGCAAGAGGTGACAGGAATAACAATCTCAAAGAAAGAGCAACAGTGTCTCAGTTGAATTTTCTTCAACAGTTTAAAGTTACAGTAGGGGattttcagctggttatgaCTATACTGCTATAACTAATTCTTGTGCTTCTTCATGACctctaaaagcaaacaagaccatcagcaagagGACTGATGATTTCTTTTTGGTTATTCTTATGTCTGAAACTGTGGCGATGGAGGCATCAGAAGAATTAATTAACAGATCACTGAAAAACAGCCTTTGCTGCACTTTCTCCATGCCAAGACTGTTGATGAGTTatatatttgactgttaaaaaacaCTACTTTCCcatttacaggacaagatcagcagagaCCATTGTCTCCACTGGGGGGCACCAAAatctaacaaacaaaaaaacctaAAGTCTCTTACAGAAGCTTTAAGACAAACTTAATAAATCTTgtgtctctcactctcacagatGCTGACTTTGAGTTTGATATATGCTACACCTCTGTGTTAAAGCGGGCCACCAGGACTCTGTGGCTGGTTCTGGACAGTATAGACCAAATGTGGGTTCCAGTGCATCGGACCTGGCGTCTCAATGAGCGCCACTATGGAGGCCTGACAGGGCTCAACAAAGCAGAGACAGCTGCAAAGCACGGAGAGGCCCAGGTGAAGATCTGGAGGCGCTCATTTGacattcctcctccctccatggGCCCTGACCATGACTACTACACTATCATCAGCAAGGTAAGCTATGATATCTACAGCACAGAGGCTTCAGTACAGAGCTTTGTTACTCTGTGATAAAAAAGTCAAGTACATATTGAAACACTTGATAACTAACAGGCATAAGAAAGAGGAGGCATGACCAGAGCTGAGTGAAATCACCAGAAGTGACCTGAGTGTTAGGAGTGAAAATAAGGACTTGAAGGTCAGAGGTGTCTTATCTTTTTGTTCACTGCACAGTCAGCTTGAAAGTACAAATGTTGTACAAAAGAGCTATAATGTAATCTTCAAGCTACACCACACACTGGGGATAGAGTCCTCTAGTATTTGGTGGTGTATGCCCAGTGTTATTACCTAATAGTACATCCAAGATGAGTTAATATATGACTGTCAAGAATGAGGTCTGAAAGGTTCAAGTTTAAAGTTCAGTAAAGGTAGAAACAAACAGATGTCTGCAGAGACAATCGTACTGAGAAGTGAAGATGATGTGGAGAGATTGGATTCATTCAGGCCCACAAATGACATACACATATTTCCTCAAGCTGGGAATGACAATCCAGGAGGCTTCTTAACTCACTAATATAAATGTGGGTACTGGGACTGTTAAAAAATCACCAGGGCAACTCACATTGAGATAGTTTCTTTTCCTAAATAGATGAACAACACTCCTTGCATATGTTGCACTGTTTTTATGCAACTTTTAGGTCTCTTCATTGCACTGTTGTCACCTTAACTGATTGGACTGACTCAATTTTTCATGGatgagtgtgtatgaatgtttttattaccaTATGTTACTAGGATCTCCTGGAAACGctcttttatcttgttttaacaCTAGTTGGAACAAAAAGACAAttaagtttgatttgatttgacattaAGTTATAATATGTTTTGCTGTTGACGAGGAAGTAAGTgatgaatatttttttactacAGAAGTAGAATCTTCTGGTATTTTCTTTACTCCACTTGAGTGAGTTTTTTTCTGAAAGGATTTCACATTTTCTCCTACAGTTTCATACACATTTATGTTCTTTCTACTACTTACAATATCACCTGCTTACCTGCTTACTTGTGCATGAATGGTCATatgatttttttcaattaatttttgCATGCATTCTCCACAACATAGAGGACAATTTTTCACCTAAATGGAAAAGactaataaaagaaaatacctTGTAGTTCCCTTCAGTGCATAAATTGCACAACAAGGGCATTTTAGACATATGAAGATGAGACTGACAAGTGGGGGGACATTTTGCTGAACTTTTTTGTGCAGTTCTTTAGAATGTTGGTGGCATTATGTTTTGACCTAGGGGAGGctgtgggtagagtcggttgtccatcaattggaaggttggcggttcgatcccagcttcAGCAGTCATATGCTGAGGTGTatttgagcaagacactgaagcacaaattgctcccgctgttgttctgctgtgtgtgaatgtgtacataAGAggttagctaatactgatggtcccttacaaTGTAGGAGCCTTATCCATCAGTGAGTGCAttggtgaatgtgacgagtagtatAAAAGCTTCAAGTGGTCAGAAAGAAGTGCTTTATAAGTGCAAGTCCATTTACAGTGTACCAATGCGgtcacattttgaattttatGTGTAATATATTGAtaacttttctttctgcagGATCGTCGCTATTCAGACCTGACAGAGGACCAGCTCCCTTCCTGTGAGAGCCTTAAGGACACCATCGCCCGGGCTCTGCCTTTCTGGAATAATGAGATTGCCCCTCAGATTAAACGGGGGAAGAGGGTGCTCATCGCTGCCCATGGGAACAGTCTGAGGGGGATTGTGAAGCACCTTGAGGGTGGGTGGCACAACAGAGTTAATATACAGTCATGGTGGTTCTTGCAGACACTCCTCAGCACTGAAGgagctgatgatgatgttgttgtgtATTGGCAATCATGTTTCAAGGTTTAATTGCTAATTTATTTTCTCATCTTAGACATTGAAACTGTGAGAGTTTATTGTGTAGAGGAATTCTTACTGTGATTTTCTCACAATGTTTAAAGAAGTTACTGGTTTGACTATTACTTTCTTGAAAAACTAATTTAGACTTCTTGACTTTTGGGTACATAGCAATAGTTATGGTGATCCATTGAGAACATATTTATCCTGCAAATGTAtctaattctagaattctgtttgtgtgtgctgccCCATGTAGGAATGTCGGATGAGGCCATCATGGAGCTGAACTTGCCAACAGGCATCCCCATCCTCTACGAGCTCGACAAGAACCTGAAGCCCTTGAAGCCGATGCAGTTCTTGGGAGACGAGGAGACTGTGCGCAAAGCCATGGAGGCTGTGGCTGCTCAGGGGAAGGCCAAGAAGTGAAGTTAGAGAAAAGATCTCTCTGTTTACAGCAGCTGAGATTTCTGTCACAACCGGCCTCAGATTAGTGTTTCCCTAAAACCCTAATTTATTTTGGATTGTAATGGATAATACACTGTAGATTGTTGTCAAAGGCAATCTGACTCTACTCGCTCAGTAAAGGGATAACATGTGGTGAATTGTTGGGCTATAGAAAGAGCAAAGGAGCTCTCAAGAGATTGCAAACCATTTGTGACAACCAGAAGATagcatttaaaagaaaaccTAATTTTGCTGATAaatgcagttttattttgtgcacTTGAATATCTGTTGATAATTAACACACAGTCCTTTAACAGCCCCTGAttctttttctttacaaagACAAAGGTCTGTAGCTACTGCGTCTTAGGCTGAGCTGTCACATTTCTGAGTAAAATAGTCAAGACGGAAATTATAGACTCAGGAGTGAAATCTTTGCTGCAGCTTCACCGTCATAAATGAAGATAAATTTGGCTACAGTTTGTGCTTTGAAGATTCATGCACATCTGAAGTTAATGACActataaagataataatgaagAAATAGGTAGAGACCTGACTCTGCCGCTAGTAACCTGTATGCCCATACTCATACAGTTAATCTATGTGAGATACCATTCATAGGTGGTaatacctgtttttgttttatcatgcTGACTTAATTTTTACTTGACCTAGACAGTTTGTAGTTACTGGAAGACCGGCGTATAGTATATAGAGAATATTCTGACCTATTATTTTGATCAGCAGCCAAGGTTTTATCAGGTTTTATATGGAACATTTTTAACCTTAAAGGGACCACTGCAAACAGTGAACTATCTCTGTTTTCAATTCACCTTTACGATGCATTCCACCGATGAAAGGATGTATTTTTGCAATCTCTTGAGAGCAGAAAACAACTCATTTAACAGCTGAACACCTTTTCTCTTACCTTCTCTGTCTGAGTGATACTTGTGCAGTTTCCTTGAATGTTAtattgatgtttgtgttgtgtccGACAATCTGTACTTGTGTCTTTGACTTAAAACCTGTTTATTCCACAGTGCCAAACAACTTGCTGCCACAACTGCCATTAAGAAGTGTTAAATCCACTTGGATGAGGATTATAGCCCCACAGTTTCACGGTACCACTGTGACAGGTTGATGAGTGAAGATGTTTGAGTTGGACCATTATCAATGACTTTTTGTTTGCATTCCTTTGGTATGTCTTTGTGTCCTTGTGAAATAGTGTTTATGTGCCTCCTGGTGCTCTTCTCAAAGCAAATGCCTCTTTTCAAATAATTCCTGTGTGTTGGTCCGCTGTACCCTGAATGCCCTGGGGcaataaatgtaaaactatGTAAAAAATTGGATGTGTCTGTCTACTTGTGTTGTGTGGATGAGTTTGACTGTACATTTTGTTCTCCACAGACATACAGTTACACTTCAGTTTTCAGAAAAAAGTTTTTCTTCCTGTATAGTGGTCCAAGGAATATGCGTTCATCAGGTCTAGCTGAAAACCAATAAGGGTCCCTAATCCTTGTTTACTTGAAAGCCAAATTGAGtcaggtgtttgtttttgttaatgtttCATTCAAAAAAATGTGCTAATTATGCTAAAAAGACCTTAAAGTTACAGCGTGTAGAAATTAGAATATTTAGCAATACTTGGCAGTAAGTTTGTACATTGAAAaagctcccctgctcaccccttcTGTTGGTGAAGCAATGGTGGCCTTCAAGATAAAAAGCACCTGTGaagcatgataagtatgatcctccatcaTCAAGATTTCAACCATCAAGAATGAGATCATGATCTGTTTATCCTAATATTCTGAGTTAACCATGCTGTATTCCTAATGCTAAGTTAATTTCAGGGTTTCTCAAggtgtttatatatttttcttgttgTCTTTAGATAACAAAGGTGGTTTTCCCTTCATAGTGggaaattatatattttatgaatgcaTATGCTCAATTTAGaaatagtgccctatttgatTTTGCATGGAAATAGATATTTAATTCTgttaataaagttgttttttaatgagattttttttttatttgttgtgatgcaactttttttttgtacatttgtcaCGAACCCTTTGCAGTACTCCATTGTACCCCCATTTGGGAATCACTGGGctagtcagggttcccactcttttccagagatcattttccaggacattttaaggacattttcagtgatgaacaagctggtatgacagtctaaatttagttcctaatttggttcctaaatagtctaatatgttcctctcagtggaagtctacattgaaagtcgttcagtctatggctatccacgaaatcatctcttacatgcttaaaaatgatggcaaattgattatagaataatgcaaccacagatgtaaagcactttattgcCCAGTAACAATGATGgtcaactctcatctcagctttctcttttctcaaaaaatgttaaatcagctAAGCAAAAATCACAAGAGCCAGCAAatgaatctggaagctgcctcctgaaataaataaataataataatcagaggatcagtgcaaattgacctaaatagaactgaatgacaaaaatggccacaaatgttgaatggggatgtgtttttttaatcttgccaggtcgcacacagtcatattggaatcattttccaggacaatccgttatttttccaggacattttactttttctcccatttgccaggtgttttccagtgctggaaaactggtcaactgttttccaggttttccaggacgcgttgGAACCTGTTGGAACCCTGATATTGTACCGACTTGcttctgaatgaatgaaaaaaaaaaaaaacatcaaataaatttGACCTGCTTGA
This genomic interval from Notolabrus celidotus isolate fNotCel1 chromosome 4, fNotCel1.pri, whole genome shotgun sequence contains the following:
- the LOC117811172 gene encoding phosphoglycerate mutase 1-like; translated protein: MAAYKLVLIRHGESSWNQENRFCGWFDADLSETGVKEAKRGGQALKDADFEFDICYTSVLKRATRTLWLVLDSIDQMWVPVHRTWRLNERHYGGLTGLNKAETAAKHGEAQVKIWRRSFDIPPPSMGPDHDYYTIISKDRRYSDLTEDQLPSCESLKDTIARALPFWNNEIAPQIKRGKRVLIAAHGNSLRGIVKHLEGMSDEAIMELNLPTGIPILYELDKNLKPLKPMQFLGDEETVRKAMEAVAAQGKAKK